CCGTACCAGTACGGAAAATATCTGCTTTATAAACTGCAAAAAGATAATCCTTTAGAGGTAAGATGTACAAGCATCGATAAAGTgcttgcaatttttatacacgtcATGTTTACAGATCAAACGTTTTCTCTCCTCAAACTTTTCTGCCATAAACATCTAATTTACACGATTAATACACattagatatatattattcttctttgaaaatttctggtcgtatATATTCTCACTAGCATAATACGAATTAGTAGTCCATACACACATCTACACAGTGTATGCTTGTTTATAAACAGCGCTAAAAACACCATGAGAGTACATTAAAGTGTACTTTTACATCCTAGTATTtgaaattgctttttttttgtactttgctgtaaaaaaaaaactcgcacACACTTTTGTTACATAAAGTATTATGTGCGCAATGGAAGCAAAGTCTGTTTCGCCTTGCGAATTTACAACATTCATCTTTGGCTTGTGCATGTGCTCGcctacgactcatattgcTAGTTTATACTCAGCGTAAAAAACACCTACTTTGCCTCCTTGGTACCAAATTTACTATCGATATGTTTAATATTACTGTTAAGTaaggttttcttttcatacctTTCCTTCCCCTATTTGCTCAAATCTGTCAATTTCTCTGTCATTAAAGGTAATCTACTTTATGCCACTGGAGGACAAAGAGCAGCTGCAAACAGCACTGCGTTTTAATTGTGATTATCGGCGGCTGGGTCATAGCAGAGACAAGTTTTTTGGATCCGTATCCACTGCGGTATCTTACTGTGCatcgtacaaaaaaattgtaattgtgCAAGCACTCAGGAATTATTTTACACACGATGCTGGTCGCTACCCAAAATATGTTGTCACATATGAAACCTATCGTTAGGTTTGTTTTGTTCTCTCTCATTTCTGAACATCTTTCTGTACTAATATAACAAAAGAAGTGAAAGTAGATGAAAAACGTTAAAATCATAAGCTATGGATTATACTTATTATATTCATCCAAAATTTCAGTATGTTTCTAACAGATATTGTTAGAAGAATTATCAACTGTTTGCTAAAGTGCTGTGAAAAAGGCTgaaagtttaatttatttatcgtgTGATGCAATATGCAACATGTTAAATATAGGTatggttttataaatttatgttaTTCTAATTTCAATGCGTGAGAATACTTATTTTTATGAACTCATCGTATAAGTTAGAAAATACGAAGTTAAACTACAAAGAAGCTTCTAAACATGAATAAGCTGAATAGAGTTGCCAAATTCAGTCTCTtggatttttcgaataatattatttgattTGACATTGAAGATATTATAAATTCATGTAATACAAGAGTTTCCTACCCTGTTAAAAATTCTATAGAttttattcgtaatttttttatattgcatGTGACATTGCAAACTTCTATCTAAATGATGTAAATTATAGGACCACAAATATTGAAAGACCCAAAGTCCTTCTAAATATTATCTGTGTACTTTAAGTGTGATAGTAAAATTCGAGTTTTCATCTGAGCAAATAGCAATATATAACTAACATCAAATGTAATTTGCACAAATTACATTGTTTTCACAGAATATATACTATAATTCAGAAATTTGATAtgaatattgtttttcaaacttttttggccatcttAGATcttagttatttttattagtttttaaTTACGACTAAGTTTTAATAAGAACCAAGTAcgttaattctttttttgaagTTTGTTTACATTTTAGTTCAGTATTTCTCAGATTTTCTTGACTTCACTCAAAGCtctggtaaaaattttgtaaaactaTAGGATCACCATTCGAGTCTCATATATGATGCATATTAGTAAACAGTAAAACATTAGTAAAAACAGTATTCAGTAATACAAATGTCATAAAATATCAT
This is a stretch of genomic DNA from Diprion similis isolate iyDipSimi1 chromosome 9, iyDipSimi1.1, whole genome shotgun sequence. It encodes these proteins:
- the LOC124410533 gene encoding uncharacterized protein LOC124410533 — translated: MLEAVPLPSEWAVKSYNSKPYYLVELCKCSTHDIDEYVQVENHFDDYNVVKIERVQNPYQYGKYLLYKLQKDNPLEVIYFMPLEDKEQLQTALRFNCDYRRLGHSRDKFFGSVSTAVSYCASYKKIVIVQALRNYFTHDAGRYPKYVVTYETYR